In Paramisgurnus dabryanus chromosome 14, PD_genome_1.1, whole genome shotgun sequence, one genomic interval encodes:
- the mettl1 gene encoding tRNA (guanine-N(7)-)-methyltransferase: protein MSVCMPQKRHYRQRAHSNPMADHTFQYPVCPEEMDWSQLYPAYFTQRDDCEAQAQVEFADIGCGYGGLLVELSRLFPNQLILGLEIRVKVSDYVQDRIQSLRAAEPGSYQNIACLRSNAMKYLPNFFTKGQLSKMFFLFPDPHFKKTKHKWRIISPTLLAEYAYTLRVGGLVYTNTDVEEVHDWMVKHFSDHPLFSRVSEDELADDVIIGILGTCTEEGKKVQRNGGKNYLAVFRRVDP from the exons ATGAGTGTATGTATGCCACAGAAGCGCCATTACAGGCAAAGAGCCCATTCAAATCCTATGGCCGACCACACTTTCCAGTA TCCAGTTTGTCCGGAGGAGATGGACTGGTCTCAGCTCTATCCAGCATACTTCACTCAGCGGGACGACTGCGAAGCTCAAGCGCAGGTGGAGTTCGCTGACATCGGCTGCGGATACGGCGGACTGTTGG TTGAGTTATCACGCCTCTTCCCGAACCAACTGATTTTGGGCTTGGAGATTCGAGTGAAAGTGTCTGATTATGTACAGGACCGGATTCAATCCCTTCGAGCTGCTGAACCAGGCAGTTATCAGAACATCGCCTGCCTCAGGAGCAATGCCATGAAGTATCTGCCAAATTTCTTTACCAAGGGACAG cTGAGTAAGATGTTCTTTCTCTTTCCGGATCCACACttcaaaaaaactaaacataagTGGAGGATTATTAGTCCTACATTACTGGCCGAGTATGCTTACACTCTGAGAGTTGGG GGTTTAGTGTACACAAACACTGATGTTGAGGAGGTACATGACTGGATGGTGAAACACTTCAGTGATCATCCTCTCTTCAGTCGAGTGTCTGAAGATGAGCTG GCTGATGATGTCATTATTGGTATTTTGGGCACCTGCACAGAAGAAGGAAAGAAGGTCCAGAGGAATGGAGGCAAGAATTATTTGGCAGTTTTTCGCAGAGTGGACCCTTAA
- the LOC135719305 gene encoding uncharacterized protein: MHSVNSEKTGSLRKRTLSRGMSEDESLRHIIREVEDTNRCLSRSDSRYGSLNRGQRVESVGEEDLTEKTEMVELRADYELCLQEVRALELHQEALLFQVDCLQDALEGAEEMLSEAKRESHAVKVELDHEREVRRKLENMITTLMQEINVLKEEQKSVSVVPVTRLVEDQTQVVRDVDDSTVFSGTSVDGDTSNERMSSELSSTLSQSTISAQQPASSKGGLASFFKTEQYQSKQAEPVWLQGAPRGTSVDQEAAPISDTESSRVDLNTNPMLQLKNTLYQMVLSNQKREAQDGDDNDESSGYEDAPSEFSPSPLTPDMSPDRGVMEDDTDAGGSESGDPKNPESCILS; this comes from the exons ATGCATTCGGTAAACTCGGAGAAAACTGGGTCGTTACGGAAACGGACACTGTCTCGGGGAATGAGCGAGGATGAATCTCTCCGACACATTATTAGAGAG GTAGAAGACACAAACAGGTGCCTGTCACGCAGTGACAGCAGATATGGATCATTAAACCGAGGACAAAGAGTAGAAAGTGTT ggtGAAGAGGATCTTACTGAGAAAACAGAAATG GTGGAACTTCGAGCAGACTATGAGCTCTGTTTACAGGAAGTACGAGCTCTTGAACTTCATCAGGAAGCTCTTTTGTTTCAGGTGGACTGTCTTCAGGATGCTCTGGAAGGAGCCGAGGAGATGCTTTCTGAAGCAAAAAGAGAGTCCCATGCTGTTAAAGTG GAATTAGATCACGAGAGAGAGGTGAGGAGGAAGCTGGAGAACATGATTACCACATTAATGCAGGAGATAAACGTGTTGAAAGAG GAACAAAAATCAGTTTCAGTCGTTCCAGTCACTCGCCTGGTGGAAGATCAAACACAAGTTGTGCGAGATGTAGATGATTCGACGGTCTTCTCAGGAACCTCTGTAGATGGAGATACATCAAATGAACGGATGAGCAGTGAGCTCTCGAGTACTCTTTCACAATCTACAATCTCTGCACAACAGCCAGCTTCTTCTAAGGGAGGTTTGGCTTCGTTCTTCAAAACTGAGCAGTATCAGTCGAAACAGGCTGAGCCCGTCTGGCTTCAGGGCGCTCCAAGAGGGACATCGGTGGACCAAGAAGCAGCACCTATCTCAGACACTGAAAGCTCTCGAGTGGATCTGAATACGAACCCGATGTTGCAGTTGAAAAATACACTTTACCAAATGGTGCTTTCAAATCAGAAGCGTGAAGCTCAAGATGGAGATGACAATGATGAAAGTAGTGGCTATGAGGACGCACCATCAGAGTTCTCACCTAGTCCTTTAACTCCAGATATGTCACCAGATAGAGGTGTGATGGAAGATGACACTGATGCAGGAGGTAGTGAGTCAGGTGACCCTAAAAATCCTGAGTCTTGTATTCTCTCTTAA